GGCGAACAACAGCGACCCCGAGTGTTGGAGCTCTACTTCTGCAAGCAATTAAATTATGCTGTAAATTGCTCCAGCGATAAGGTATTATGTTGTAATTTGCTTCAGCCATAAGGTCCTCATGCAGAAAATAATAATTTCTGATTTGATTCAGACAAGCAGCCTAAAGGAACAACGTTCGATGCGTAGTATCAGACGAAAGAAGCGACAAGACATTCCAGTTATAAAGGCGACGTAATGCCACCCAAAACAAGCATATGACACTAGAAGTTAACAAATCCAGGACGCGGAACAAAAAGGTTTGCTCCCTAAACGGGGAAACACGCAGTGGCTCATGCCTGCAATCCAGGATTACGGTCTCCTAAACCCCCATATGCATCCAATGGAGAATATGGCATGTCCTACCTGGGCTTTTGGCACCTTCATGTGTGGTGTAACCAACACGGGATACACACACCTCAAATCTTGCGTAGATGTTTTAGCTTCACCTAGACACATTTTCAGAACGAAAAATCAACCTGAACCATGCATCTACAGAACGACGTTCCTTCGAGATTTTAACAAAGCAAAAAACTTGGTCTAGGGATCAGATTTCATTATACTGATCGACCTCCTGAATCCCGGATGAAGCAACGGAGGTGATCACCGCCTGGTCATGTGGCGCATCACATGCAGAAGCTATAAGTGCATCTGGGACGCGACACCTGATGGCGAGGTCCGGATCGAGAAGGTTTTGGTTTCTACTCCGATCAGTAGGACGACGGTGCTACAGTGCCGTGCGTGGATCCGATCGGCACACGGATGCGGTCGCGCTGGGGAGTAGAGAGATTGATGATGAGTGACAACGAtgacatagtggctagtgctactgCTCTACGTACGGACCTTCATTGACGAGTGACGACTACGACAGAATGGGAGCAAGTAGACAATAGACAGAAGTGGTACAGTGCTACGTGCAGAACAGTGTAGTGTACGAAACTAACAGTGCTCACTTggctttttttcttcttttttctaaTGGAGAATGTACACGGAGTTGATCATATTTGTAAACGATGGACTTGAAAATGAGAATAGCATTTTAGCTCTACGGTTAATTAGATCATGGCCTGAAAATGGTAAAGCCGGAACAAAAAGAAGGTACAGTTACATTTTCATGAGCATTTTCCTGTTGCAGACGTTTGGAAATTGCCAATTAACTAATTATATTATGTTTATCTAACAAAAGGATTATATTAATATCGTGAAGCTACTAGGAAAATTATGTTAGATCGGATAAACTGAATCAAACACAAACAACTTCCTCTCGCTGCTCCTCCTCCTGTCGCTCAACCGACGGTGAGGCGGAGTGGAAGATACGCACTCGCGGAGGATGGTTCGTGGGTGACGGATGAGGACGTCATGCAGCGAGCTATGCGACACAAGGCGGAGAAGAACCTCGACACGGCTGGTATTAAGCAAAATTCCAAGTCTTTCACTTCGTTTTCAGATTCTCGCATTTCTTCAAATTTGAGTAGTCTTGGGATCTCGATGGGTAATAGGCCTGATGAGATCTCGGTTTCGGCTAATGTGTTGAGACAGACGgagcttgaccgtttaacggttgtTCCGAATGACTCCGCTAGGCTTGAAACATCCTCTATAGAcgatgaagaagatgatgacaTCTTAGATGGTCAGCTTCTCTCGGCTATTATTGGTGCTGTCTCAGAAGTCGACTTAGAGCACTCGGAGCTTAGTTCAGTTTATGATCTAAGCGCGTCCGCTCGTGGTTCTAGGTCGTCGGCTGGGAAAAAGTTTCGTAGATATGGCAAGAATTCgaaatctaaaatagtttctcaatgaatggcatgtttcggaatagcagaggtcttggtgacttggctaaacatGCCCACATTGCCGctggttgtagagattatgatttagactTTATTGCTATATCCGAGACGGGTAGGCGGAATTTCTCACAGAGTTTTCTCGACCGTTTatcaggcgggattaactttcagtggttttctcgcccgcctCGTGGTAGGTCTGGGGGTATATTACTTGGCGTCCGAATAGACACAATGACTGTTCTAGCTAGTTAtgatggagagtatcacattaagCTCGACATCCAGAATAAAGCGGATGGCTTCATTTGGAGTCTGGTCGCTGTGTATGGCGCTGCCCAAGAtgcttttaaggctgactttttgcgtgagttggtaaatcttactaaagataatcccTATCCAATTTTAATCGGAGGGGATTTTAATTTACTAAGATTTCCTCATGAGAAAAGTAAAGGTCTTTtcgatggacattggcctttTTTGTTCAATGCTGTCATTGACAGCCTTGACTTAAGAGAGTTGTTTATGTCCGGTCGACAatttacttgggccaacagcttgcctgaTCCCACATACGAAAAGCTAGACCTCGTGTTGATGGACACTGAATGGGAagataaataccctatggtgtctgtccgtgcactagaacgtattgaaaaattgTCTGACCATGCACCGATCCTTCTAACCACTGGGAATCCCCGTCCTATGTGTAAACGGCCTTTTAAGTTCGAACTTGGCTGGTTACACAGAGAAGGGTTCCATGAGATGGTTAAGACGGTTTGGGAGAGACCGGTTAGTGGTAGCACTCCAAtattgagatggaataataagatgcgtgcaatgcgcaaacatctctctggttgggcggCCCATACAGCTGGTATCCTTAAAAAAGAAAAGGCTCGCTTATCAAAAGTTATTGATGAGCTAGAGGCTTTTGCGGAGGTCAGACCGCTGACTACGCATGAGATTGAAATTAAGAACCAATCTAATGCGCAAATGGCGAGTATCCTCcgcgaagaggaactcaaatggtatcaacggtccaaagcccaattcattttggaaggagactcgaatacgcgatatttccatggtatagccaatgggagacatcggaaaaaacgtattcattctCTGCATCAAGATGAAGgattgattgaaggccatgagcaactcaaatcttacattactaattattataaaggttTGTTTGGTCCTCCGGATGAAAGCCTTTTTTCTCTAAACGAGGACTTAACAGACGacataccccaagtttctattTAGGAAAATGGCTTACTAACCGCACCTTACACTGAGGATgaggttcagaaggcaattttccagatggaatgcaacaaagcaccgggtccagatggttttccagcggagttttatcaaaccttTTGGGACactattaaatcggaccttctagatttgttcagtgatcttcacacaggacaactagaattatttcgtctaaattttggtgaagtaattttgttaccgaaggttaatgaggcagaaaggatacaacaatatagacctatttgcctcttaaacgtcagtttcaagattttcacgaaagtggccaccattagactaaatacggttgcggatcatgtcgtTAGGCCATCGCAAACCGCTTTCATGCAAGGGGGAAATATCCTTGATGGGGTGGCGGTTttacatgagacggtacatgagatgcattctaagaaattaaatggggttatcttaaaattagattttgaaaaggcttacgacaaggtcaaatggtctttccttcaacagacactcaggatgaaaggtttttctcctgaatggcgcgctctaataaatgattttgtgtttggaggtagtgtggcaattcgggttaatgatgacaccggccattatttccaaacacgaaaagggttacgccaaggggatccgctaTCACCCATGTTAttcaacattgtggcggatatgctggCGATACTCATAGAACgagccaagtctgatggtcagattgaaggtgtgattccacatctggttgatggtggtttatctatccttcaatatgccgacgatacaattctatttatggatcatgatctcggTAAAGCTCAaaacctgaaattaattttggtggcgtttgagcagttgtcgggattgaaaataaatttccataaaagtgaattattctgcttcggtgatgcccaagatgATACAGCCCTCTATACGGAgctgtttggttgtgggcaaggccagttccctattcgctatttgggtattccgattcattatcggagaattACAATTGTCGAATGGAaaatagtggaagaaagattacagaaATGCCTTAGCAGTTGGAAGGTAAATTGCTGTCCCTGGGAGGAAGACtgatactcattaattcggtactaacaaatatggtactgtatatgttatcattcttcctattaccaaaaggaattctgcataaactcgattattatcgatccagattcttttggcaaggggacaacgagaaaaggaagtatcgactggttaaatggagtatagtttgtagtcccaaagatcaatgcGGCCTTGGAGTTCATGACTTAGAGGTCAAGAATTCGGCGCTgctgggtaaatggctttttaagctccttaccgaggatgggatttggcaaactattcttcggagaaaatATATCGGCTCCAAGAcgctatcccaagtggtttggaaacccggggattcacacttctgggctggtctaatGGCGACGAAAAATGTCTTTTTCCGCCATGGAACTTTCTCtattaagaatggagcacagatacgtttctgggaagatgcttggttagacaatgcacccctatgtgaacagtatcctgcGTTGTATGGTATCGTTCATCGCAAAGGGGATACCATTGCTACAGTAATGGCTACCTCTCCTCCGAATGTGACGTCCAGATGAGTTTTGCTAGGACAGAGGCTATTAGCGTGGAACACTTTAATTCAAAGGCTGGGGGATATTAATTTATCATCtgaaccggatgaatttaggtGGAATTTACACGTAGATGGCTCGTTCTCGGTCAAATGTTTATACAATTCTATACTTCATTCTGATATACCGGTGGATAATAATAAgataatttggaagatgaagataccatcaaaaataaaaatattcggatggtatcttcgtcgaggggtcatcctcaccaaagacaatcttgttaagcggaattggcgggGAAGTAAGCGATGTGTTTTTTGTCAACATGATGAAACAATCAAACATCTCTTCTTCCAATGCCAGTTTGCGAGGTCTATttggtctgtcatccaagtagcgtctaccttgtaccctccgactagtgtggccaatgtctttggcaattggcttcatggtatagattcaaggtttaagttgcttcttagggtgggggcgctggcagttatctgggcgctttggctaagtagaaatgacaagatttttaataataaaaattgctctttgttgcaggtcatctacagatgtacaggtattctccgttcgtggttacctcttcagcgcatAGAGaatcgagacctatttacggaggtctgtacacggttggaggctacggcgagggatactttttccctacatgggtggcagcatagtctacggattgaagccccacccacaccttaggcgttatatgcttcatcgttccgatatgtatttcgcctagatTCCTTTTTAAGTTAGACTTTTTATGGACCAAATAAGActcataaacggctgtgtgcacccTGGTTgtacagaggctggatgtaattggctacccaaagtaataaagcatcctttataaaAAAAACACAAACAACAAAGGTTCCTGATAAATCTAAAGTTCCAGCATGTTCTTTGGAAGTCGTCATTATGTAGCTCGATCTTTTGTGTTTCGACATTCTCTGGTTTCTTTTATTAAAATACAATAAATGGTACTCATCCTTCGAAGTATAATTTTTATGGAATACTAAATACAGTACATTTTATCGAAATGGAATGGCAATACACCCTCATAAAACTTAAAGTGTCATCAAAACCCTTCAAAGTTGTCATCCATGACTTCATGTCCGTGCGCACAAAGTGTTCAGAAAAGGCATCAGCCAATAGTCGTCTACCTAGCTTAGTCGGTTCAGAACCCGTGGTACGGGACATGTCGTTATTTCATGTCTTAATGTCAGAAAAAAAAGCCTAAGAGCACAAAAGAGTGAAATATAAATACAATAACCCAAAAGAATCTCGACTCACCGTCATCAACGTTAGTACTAAGTAGGGCAGACATGTCGGCAGCAATCCGTCGAATCGGAAGAAGTATGTTTGGCACGGACGAAACACAATAGCCAGGACAAACATGTCAATTAGCACTTGTTTCATAGTCAAAGGTTTCAAGAAATTTAAATAGAAAGAGCGAGGTTTTTCATGAGATTGAAAACCCATGCTAGAATTCGTGTGAAATTAAATTTTTATGGACAACACAAAATTCGTAGAATGCATACTATCTCATTCGTTATTTCCCAATGGTTGCACAAGAGAAGAGTTCCAATATTCGTAGTTTTCTCCAGACTTCTTTTTTTTAGATGAGTTTTCTCCAGACTTGCTGCAAACCGTATGGGCCCTTAAATTAGCAAAAGTTTTTCTCAGCATTGTTGACAGCGAAAGGTTGGGCCTAGATGTTCGTTAAGCCTAAGTGAGGCAGTCCCGTTGGCCCAACCAGAAGCTCGATCAAATTACTCCCCAAACTCACCGACTCGCACTTGTTGTCTTAAGCACCGTCAAAGTGTTTCGTATTTTGCCCTAACAAAAATTAGGGTGCCAGCGcttccgccaccgccgccaacttACGCACCGTCGGTTAGCTGCCTCTCCTCTACAGTATTCATCTTCTGCGCGGTGCTCGACACGCCGCCGGCCGATTTCTCGACGACCTCCGGCCACCAGGCAAGCCTCTAGCCGTCGCCCCCTCCCGAGCTCCTGACGCTTCTGCTCTATTGCCCACCGCTGGAATCAGGTGCGTGTACCGTCTCCTATCTATGTACTGTACTAATTAGCTCGTGCATGTTAGTTTTCTTGACCTGTATGAGGTGCCCAAACCAGCAGTTCTTTTGCGACTATCTAGGCTGTTTCGCTAATACGATTTTCAGAGCAGGTGCTTGGTGAGCACCCGTATCCAGACCGTGTATGTTGCATCAAGATCCGTGCAAGTTCTTTTTGTTTCTCTCTCAAACAATTTCTCAATTTTGTATCTCTCATATCACACATTGTTTGAACTCGAAAATTTGCAGATCACTTAAACATAACAATTGGAATGTGGgaaaaatattttggattttttatGTCATTATCTATATATGTATTTCAAgaattttattttgaattttaaataatttaaaatttaaatttgcacAAAAAATTGCAAACTATTTTTCCTCCATTCTATTTGTTATTTTTGAGTGAGCTGAAAAAAAATCAAATCGAAATATTACATAATTGGGaagatacaaaaaagacaaagtGGAAAATTGTGGAGGTGCGCAGACCGCACCTGCTCCATTCAACATTTCCGAATCGAAAAGTCGGACCAGTTTATTGTGGTCAGGCTTCTCCAATTAATCTTAGTGGTTTGGGCACCTAAATTCAGCTGCGACGCTTAGCATGAACAAGAGACGAATAGTAAACTGCATGATCTTTCATCTTCCAAATTCTTCAGCAGTTCGAATAATGCTCCATACAGTTTCTGAAGTTTGGGATTTCAAAACTACGAAATAAAGACGGAATGTGAAGTTAAGAACTTAATTCTATGAATTACAAAAAAATTAAGGCAGAACCACTTACCAGGATAACTGTAGGTTAGAATGCCGGTCTAGACAAATTTAATGCAGTTAATGCAACAATAATTATGTCAGGATAGGACCAGTTCAAGTGTACAGCTATCAAGTTCTACAGAGTCCAACCTTCCTCTTAATTTCTGATTAGTTGAGGTGATATATAGACATTTCTTTGCTGTGTGGAGGACTAAAGTTCTACCCTGGCCACGAAGTAAACTTGATTTTAAAAAAATACAAATTACACGATTGGGCTGAATTGTTTGGGAAGGTCTCTCCAAAGTAACATCGAGGTAAGCAACATTATGGCAGTAGCACTCATGTAGTTGTTCTGAGTACTACACAGCAGCTCCTGCTTATAACCATTGAAAATACCGATTTAGCTACTGTTTATAATTCTCCATCACATGCTGACGAACTTCACTCAATAAAATGTAGCCTTTGGCCAGTCTAGGATATGAACGTCAAACTTTATATTGTAAATAAGGTAAATAAGTGCTGATATATAGATAGTCACATTTTTTTTCAGAGCAATGGATGACACGCCCATGAAGTCGTCGGAGCTCCAAGAAGTGGCCGTCACTGGTGGGGAGATCTTGGGCGACATTGACGACCAAGTGAAGGTCTTGGGTGACGTTGACAAGCAGGTGAAGGTCTCAGAAGTTGTCGATGGGCAAGTGCAGCACTTAGGTCAGGAAGGCAATGAAGTGCACCTCTCAGGGGATCTCGACGAGCAGAGGCGGGTGTGGGATGCCATCGATGAGAATAAGCAGACATGGGGTACCGTTTACGAGCAGCGAAAGTGCGTCCCTCTCCCTCTTTGTACTCATTGTCATATATATGCATTCTTTTTTATTGCCCATGTAATATTTGAGTTGGCAGATTGGAGCCCCTTGAGGAGAAGGGGAAGAAGCAGCAGGAGAGGGGGCATAAGAACAAAAGGATGGACCTAGAGGTAAGGAGAAAGGAGTTCAAAAAGAGGAGGAAGATAATGATATCTGAATAAGGTATGTTCTTTTTATATTGCTTTTTTCTGATATGTTGAGCTAACATATTGCAATCCTATTGCCCTTCATTTTACACTTGTTTAACCTTTTGCGTGGCTCTTGTGTTGAAATGCAATTCCGCTGTTTTAGGTTGCATGCTACTTACATGCATATTCTTACTAGCATTTCTACTGTTAATCTTGGGCTAAATTATGTAAGCTGGTATCTCTTTTACCTATCCAAAGTTTGAAGAATTTCGCAATGAAGTTCAGTGATCGACTTCTGTCTTTTGCTGATGCTATTCGGATGCTATTCGGATGCTAATTAAGCTTCAGTAATTACTATACATGAAAGTGTGAAAGTAGCAA
This region of Lolium perenne isolate Kyuss_39 chromosome 2, Kyuss_2.0, whole genome shotgun sequence genomic DNA includes:
- the LOC127330422 gene encoding uncharacterized protein, translating into MDDTPMKSSELQEVAVTGGEILGDIDDQVKVLGDVDKQVKVSEVVDGQVQHLGQEGNEVHLSGDLDEQRRVWDAIDENKQTWGTVYEQRKLEPLEEKGKKQQERGHKNKRMDLEVRRKEFKKRRKIMISE